A window of the Xenopus laevis strain J_2021 chromosome 9_10L, Xenopus_laevis_v10.1, whole genome shotgun sequence genome harbors these coding sequences:
- the LOC121398265 gene encoding Ig-like V-type domain-containing protein FAM187A produces MNTLFIIIILIRITFQMIALESDAKIDLPKMDCPATLMFEQIAFLQDMNVELPCRCKPDGTTSVIWYYKRHLNSKHITLFKDSVKDKVIVDSARDKDQNDLYARFDVIDLDLTIVGAHPDDSGIYICGSKTGEFYYGYELDIQRSTDARVIFSDKDEQPLPDINTDGFQAYTSFGQWSKCDRCGVRGEQRKLGLCTARSPYMNPRFQIKGDDVSCGSDAVPERFKPLIANRPAEIFFRSCEVACAENKPGMLGKVVNAANNLSAYLKKRFGFLPTHKLPTQKYVSTLGGKVTFTCPGSKPDDAVAWDKDDERLYHSEYLIGTSKYMNLFIDHGNNLHIKFAQFTDKGLYTCWLNGKQISSIKLTVSKEPPKRRKLTDADTLFAAKVLGFCFLVCTVLFFIIFFIKCCCYYCKCCPKFSPENEV; encoded by the coding sequence ATGAATAcactttttattatcattattctgATACGGATAACATTCCAAATGATTGCTTTAGAAAGCGATGCAAAGATTGATTTACCCAAGATGGACTGTCCTGCCACCTTAATGTTTGAGCAGATTGCATTTCTGCAGGATATGAATGTTGAACTTCCTTGCCGATGTAAGCCTGATGGCACCACATCAGTGATATGGTACTACAAAAGGCATCTTAACAGCAAGCACATCACATTGTTTAAGGATAGCGTCAAAGATAAAGTGATAGTGGATAGTGCAAGAGATAAGGACCAAAACGATTTGTATGCAAGGTTTGATGTCATCGACTTAGACCTCACGATTGTCGGCGCCCATCCTGATGACTCTGGCATTTATATCTGTGGCTCAAAGACAGGCGAGTTCTATTATGGTTATGAACTTGATATCCAGCGATCCACTGATGCCCGAGTGATATTCAGTGACAAGGATGAGCAACCCCTTCCAGATATTAATACAGACGGATTTCAAGCCTACACCAGTTTTGGACAATGGTCCAAATGCGATCGATGTGGAGTTAGAGGAGAGCAAAGGAAATTGGGCCTGTGCACTGCCAGGAGCCCGTACATGAATCCACGTTTCCAAATCAAAGGCGACGACGTTTCATGTGGTTCAGACGCCGTCCCTGAAAGATTCAAGCCACTGATTGCCAATCGGCCAGCGGAGATATTTTTCAGGAGTTGCGAAGTCGCCTGTGCCGAGAACAAACCAGGCATGCTGGGAAAAGTTGTGAATGCCGCAAACAATCTGTCAGCGTATTTGAAGAAACGCTTTGGTTTTCTTCCAACACACAAGTTGCCCACTCAGAAGTATGTTTCTACTTTGGGTGGAAAAGTGACGTTTACATGTCCAGGATCAAAACCAGACGATGCAGTAGCCTGGGACAAAGATGACGAGAGATTGTACCACAGCGAATACCTGATAGGAACAAGCAAATACATGAACCTTTTCATTGACCATGGGAACAATCTACACATTAAATTTGCACAATTCACGGATAAAGGACTGTACACTTGCTGGCTTAACGGAAAGCAAATATCATCTATCAAGTTGACTGTGAGCAAAGAACCACCCAAGCGCCGCAAACTCACCGATGCAGACACCCTTTTTGCTGCCAAGGTCCTTGGCTTCTGTTTTCTAGTCTGCACAGTATTATTTTTCATCATCTTTTTCATCAAGTG
- the LOC121398277 gene encoding Ig-like V-type domain-containing protein FAM187A yields the protein MLYCRFSCHSQFIRLIAVFCLCFRNYTKKKMNTLFIIIILIRITFQMIALESDAKIDLPKMDCPATLMFEQIAFLQDMNVELPCRCKPDGTTSVIWYYKRHLNSKHITLFKDSVKDKVIVDSARDKDQNDLYARFDVIDLDLTIVGAHPDDSGIYICGSKTGEFYYGYELDIQRSTDARVIFSDKDEQPLPDINTDGFQAYTSFGQWSKCDRCGVRGEQRKLGLCTARSPYMNPRFQIKGDDVSCGSDAVPERFKPLIANRPAEIFFRSCEVACAENKPGMLGKVVNAANNLSAYLKKRFGFLPTHKLPTQKYVSTLGGKVTFTCPGSKPDDAVAWDKDDERLYHSEYLIGTSKYMNLFIDHGNNLHIKFAQFTDKGLYTCWLNGKQISSIKLTVSKEPPKRRKLTDADTLFAAKVLGFCFLVCTVLFFIIFFIKCCCYYCKCCPKFSPENEV from the coding sequence ATGCTCTATTGTAGGTTTTCTTGTCATTCCCAGTTCATTAGACtaattgctgtattttgtttgtgtttcagAAATTACACCAAGAAGAAAATGAATAcactttttattatcattattctgATACGGATAACATTCCAAATGATTGCTTTAGAAAGCGATGCAAAGATTGATTTACCCAAGATGGACTGTCCTGCCACCTTAATGTTTGAGCAGATTGCATTTCTGCAGGATATGAATGTTGAACTTCCTTGCCGATGTAAGCCTGATGGCACCACATCAGTGATATGGTACTACAAAAGGCATCTTAACAGCAAGCACATCACATTGTTTAAGGATAGCGTCAAAGATAAAGTGATAGTGGATAGTGCAAGAGATAAGGACCAAAACGATTTGTATGCAAGGTTTGATGTCATCGACTTAGACCTCACGATTGTCGGCGCCCATCCTGATGACTCTGGCATTTATATCTGTGGCTCAAAGACAGGCGAGTTCTATTATGGTTATGAACTTGATATCCAGCGATCCACTGATGCCCGAGTGATATTCAGTGACAAGGATGAGCAACCCCTTCCAGATATTAATACAGACGGATTTCAAGCCTACACCAGTTTTGGACAATGGTCCAAATGCGATCGATGTGGAGTTAGAGGAGAGCAAAGGAAATTGGGCCTGTGCACTGCCAGGAGCCCCTACATGAATCCACGTTTCCAAATCAAAGGCGACGACGTTTCATGTGGTTCAGACGCCGTCCCTGAAAGATTCAAGCCACTGATTGCCAATCGGCCAGCGGAGATATTTTTCAGGAGTTGCGAAGTCGCCTGTGCCGAGAACAAACCAGGCATGCTGGGAAAAGTTGTGAATGCCGCAAACAATCTGTCAGCGTATTTGAAGAAACGCTTTGGTTTTCTTCCAACACACAAGTTGCCCACTCAGAAGTATGTTTCTACTTTGGGTGGAAAAGTGACGTTTACATGTCCAGGATCAAAACCAGACGATGCAGTAGCCTGGGACAAAGATGACGAGAGATTGTACCACAGCGAATACCTGATAGGAACAAGCAAATACATGAACCTTTTCATTGACCATGGGAACAATCTACACATTAAATTTGCACAATTCACGGATAAAGGACTGTACACTTGCTGGCTTAACGGAAAGCAAATATCATCTATCAAGTTGACTGTGAGCAAAGAACCACCCAAGCGCCGCAAACTCACCGATGCAGACACCCTTTTTGCTGCCAAGGTCCTTGGCTTCTGTTTTCTAGTCTGCACAGTATTATTTTTCATCATCTTTTTCATCAAGTGTTGCTGCTACTACTGCAAATGCTGTCCTAAATTCAGTCCTGAAAATGAAGTTTAA